In the genome of Oncorhynchus mykiss isolate Arlee chromosome 18, USDA_OmykA_1.1, whole genome shotgun sequence, one region contains:
- the LOC110496149 gene encoding splicing factor, proline- and glutamine-rich isoform X2 — MSRDRFNLNVRGNNRGVGFQRRGGAGPMRGGMGNMNNFRQNQHPFQRGPHPGNFGKPPNQIPQITPQKPPAPTLSQPGAQAIRPPPTPGPALTMKGPIQQQQAAATVAPAAAATPTAAAAATPKAAAAATPMPAPPAAAATAPAAQQKMQSPPPKPVPPKPALSSPPPNQIKKPALSSPPPNQMNRNQQRPGPGNANGNGNKSAPANKKPEPQTQKNTSNEAEEAHPPNELRATLSSLRRPGEKTYTQRCRLFIGNLPNDISDDTFKKLFAKYGEPSEIFINKNKGFGFIRLESRALAEIAKAELDDVPMKGRPLRVRFATHSAALSVKNLSPFVSNELLEEAFSQFGVVERAVVIVDDRGRSTGKGIVEFASKPAARKALDRCNDGVFLLTTSPRPIVVEPLEQYDDEDGLPEKLAQKNHNYHKEREEPPRFARPGTFEFEYSKRWKSLDDMEKQQRQQVEKNIREAREKLEGEMDDAFHVHQANMIRQDLLRREEELRRMEEMHSAEMQKRKEMQLRQEEERRIREEETLRQREIEEQIRRKREEAYRSGNFMDNRDMRLTQGGAMGMADNQFGSPNQKFPMGLQGMGGPNAGGAMMPNEMVPRVIVGG, encoded by the exons ATGTCTCGGGACAGATTTAACCTTAACGTTAGAGGAAATAATCGTGGAGTTGGATTTCAACGCCGGGGAGGTGCTGGCCCGATGCGAGGTGGAATGGGTAACATGAATAATTTCAGACAAAACCAACACCCTTTTCAAAGAGGGCCTCATCCCGGTAACTTTGGAAAACCACCCAACCAGATACCTCAGATAACCCCTCAGAAGCCACCCGCACCAACTCTTTCCCAGCCAGGCGCTCAAGCGATTCGGCCACCACCTACTCCTGGCCCTGCGCTAACCATGAAGGGCCCCATACAGCAACAGCAGGCCGCTGCCACAGTAGCTCCGGCCGCGGCAGCAACTCCGACGGCCGCAGCAGCAGCAACTCCGAAGGCCGCAGCAGCAGCAACACCGATGCCCGCACCTCCCGCGGCCGCAGCAACAGCGCCTGCGGCTCAACAAAAAATGCAGTCCCCACCTCCGAAGCCTGTTCCTCCGAAACCCGCACTTTCATCTCCCCCACCAAACCAAATTAAAAAACCCGCTCTCTCATCTCCCCCACCAAACCAGATGAATAGGAACCAGCAAAGACCAGGACCCGGCAACGCCAATGGGAATGGGAATAAATCTGCACCCGCGAACAAAAAACCTGAACCTCAAACGCAGAAGAACACTTCAAATGAGGCCGAGGAAGCCCACCCCCCCAAT GAGTTGAGAGCGACATTGTCCTCGTTGCGCAGACCTGGCGAGAAGACATACACTCAACGATGCCGCCTTTTCATTGGAAACCTTCCCAACGATATCTCAGATGACACATTCAAGAAGCTGTTTGCAAAGTATGGCGAGCCCAGTGAGATTTTCATCAACAAAAACAAAGGCTTTGGCTTCATACGCCTT GAATCCCGTGCATTGGCTGAGATAGCTAAAGCTGAGCTGGATGATGTACCCATGAAAGGCAGACCGCTTCGGGTGCGCTTTGCAACTCACTCGGCTGCACTGTCTGTGAAGAATTTATCACCTTTTGTTTCCAATGAGCTACTGGAGGAGGCCTTTTCCCAGTTTGGAGTGGTGGAGAGGGCTGTGGTAATTGTAGATGATCGCGGGCGCTCCACTGGCAAGGGCATTGTCGAATTTGCCTCTAAACCTGCTGCACGAAAGGCACTAGATCGTTGCAATGATGGAGTCTTCTTGCTCACCAC GTCACCTCGTCCAATTGTCGTTGAGCCCCTTGAACAATACGATGATGAGGATGGTCTGCCAGAAAAACTGGCACAGAAGAATCACAACTATCATAA GGAGCGGGAGGAGCCTCCCAGGTTTGCCCGTCCTGGCACTTTTGAGTTTGAGTACTCTAAGCGTTGGAAGTCCCTGGACGACATGGAGAAGCAGCAGCGCCAGCAAGTGGAGAAGAACATCCGCGAAGCCCGTGAGAAACTGGAGGGCGAGATGGACGATGCTTTCCATGTGCACCAGGCCAACATGATCCGCCAAG ATCTGCTGAGGCGTGAGGAGGAGCTACGACGCATGGAGGAGATGCACAGTGCGGAGATGCAGAAGAGGAAAGAGATGCAGCTCAG GCAGGAGGAGGAACGTCGCATACGTGAGGAGGAGACGCTCCGCCAGAGGGAGATTGAGGAGCAAATCCGGCGCAAGCGGGAGGAGGCCTACAGAAGTGGGAACTTCATGGACAAT AGGGATATGAGATTGACTCAGGGTGGTGCCATGGGCATGGCTG ACAATCAATTTGGCTCACCCAACCAGAAGTTCCCCATGGGACTCCAAGGCATGGGTGGACCTAACGCTGGGGGAGCCATGATGCCCAATGAAATG
- the LOC110496149 gene encoding splicing factor, proline- and glutamine-rich isoform X1 → MSRDRFNLNVRGNNRGVGFQRRGGAGPMRGGMGNMNNFRQNQHPFQRGPHPGNFGKPPNQIPQITPQKPPAPTLSQPGAQAIRPPPTPGPALTMKGPIQQQQAAATVAPAAAATPTAAAAATPKAAAAATPMPAPPAAAATAPAAQQKMQSPPPKPVPPKPALSSPPPNQIKKPALSSPPPNQMNRNQQRPGPGNANGNGNKSAPANKKPEPQTQKNTSNEAEEAHPPNELRATLSSLRRPGEKTYTQRCRLFIGNLPNDISDDTFKKLFAKYGEPSEIFINKNKGFGFIRLESRALAEIAKAELDDVPMKGRPLRVRFATHSAALSVKNLSPFVSNELLEEAFSQFGVVERAVVIVDDRGRSTGKGIVEFASKPAARKALDRCNDGVFLLTTSPRPIVVEPLEQYDDEDGLPEKLAQKNHNYHKEREEPPRFARPGTFEFEYSKRWKSLDDMEKQQRQQVEKNIREAREKLEGEMDDAFHVHQANMIRQDLLRREEELRRMEEMHSAEMQKRKEMQLRQEEERRIREEETLRQREIEEQIRRKREEAYRSGNFMDNRDMRLTQGGAMGMADNQFGSPNQKFPMGLQGMGGPNAGGAMMPNEMRNERNFPQGGRGAMGPNNQGFGRVREEFDGPAKKPRF, encoded by the exons ATGTCTCGGGACAGATTTAACCTTAACGTTAGAGGAAATAATCGTGGAGTTGGATTTCAACGCCGGGGAGGTGCTGGCCCGATGCGAGGTGGAATGGGTAACATGAATAATTTCAGACAAAACCAACACCCTTTTCAAAGAGGGCCTCATCCCGGTAACTTTGGAAAACCACCCAACCAGATACCTCAGATAACCCCTCAGAAGCCACCCGCACCAACTCTTTCCCAGCCAGGCGCTCAAGCGATTCGGCCACCACCTACTCCTGGCCCTGCGCTAACCATGAAGGGCCCCATACAGCAACAGCAGGCCGCTGCCACAGTAGCTCCGGCCGCGGCAGCAACTCCGACGGCCGCAGCAGCAGCAACTCCGAAGGCCGCAGCAGCAGCAACACCGATGCCCGCACCTCCCGCGGCCGCAGCAACAGCGCCTGCGGCTCAACAAAAAATGCAGTCCCCACCTCCGAAGCCTGTTCCTCCGAAACCCGCACTTTCATCTCCCCCACCAAACCAAATTAAAAAACCCGCTCTCTCATCTCCCCCACCAAACCAGATGAATAGGAACCAGCAAAGACCAGGACCCGGCAACGCCAATGGGAATGGGAATAAATCTGCACCCGCGAACAAAAAACCTGAACCTCAAACGCAGAAGAACACTTCAAATGAGGCCGAGGAAGCCCACCCCCCCAAT GAGTTGAGAGCGACATTGTCCTCGTTGCGCAGACCTGGCGAGAAGACATACACTCAACGATGCCGCCTTTTCATTGGAAACCTTCCCAACGATATCTCAGATGACACATTCAAGAAGCTGTTTGCAAAGTATGGCGAGCCCAGTGAGATTTTCATCAACAAAAACAAAGGCTTTGGCTTCATACGCCTT GAATCCCGTGCATTGGCTGAGATAGCTAAAGCTGAGCTGGATGATGTACCCATGAAAGGCAGACCGCTTCGGGTGCGCTTTGCAACTCACTCGGCTGCACTGTCTGTGAAGAATTTATCACCTTTTGTTTCCAATGAGCTACTGGAGGAGGCCTTTTCCCAGTTTGGAGTGGTGGAGAGGGCTGTGGTAATTGTAGATGATCGCGGGCGCTCCACTGGCAAGGGCATTGTCGAATTTGCCTCTAAACCTGCTGCACGAAAGGCACTAGATCGTTGCAATGATGGAGTCTTCTTGCTCACCAC GTCACCTCGTCCAATTGTCGTTGAGCCCCTTGAACAATACGATGATGAGGATGGTCTGCCAGAAAAACTGGCACAGAAGAATCACAACTATCATAA GGAGCGGGAGGAGCCTCCCAGGTTTGCCCGTCCTGGCACTTTTGAGTTTGAGTACTCTAAGCGTTGGAAGTCCCTGGACGACATGGAGAAGCAGCAGCGCCAGCAAGTGGAGAAGAACATCCGCGAAGCCCGTGAGAAACTGGAGGGCGAGATGGACGATGCTTTCCATGTGCACCAGGCCAACATGATCCGCCAAG ATCTGCTGAGGCGTGAGGAGGAGCTACGACGCATGGAGGAGATGCACAGTGCGGAGATGCAGAAGAGGAAAGAGATGCAGCTCAG GCAGGAGGAGGAACGTCGCATACGTGAGGAGGAGACGCTCCGCCAGAGGGAGATTGAGGAGCAAATCCGGCGCAAGCGGGAGGAGGCCTACAGAAGTGGGAACTTCATGGACAAT AGGGATATGAGATTGACTCAGGGTGGTGCCATGGGCATGGCTG ACAATCAATTTGGCTCACCCAACCAGAAGTTCCCCATGGGACTCCAAGGCATGGGTGGACCTAACGCTGGGGGAGCCATGATGCCCAATGAAATG CGCAACGAGCGGAACTTCCCTCAGGGAGGCCGGGGGGCAATGGGTCCTAACAACCAAGGGTTTGGCAGGGTCCGTGAGGAGTTTGATGGGCCTGCCAAGAAGCCCCGCTTTTAA